The stretch of DNA GACGTCCGCGCCGATGAACCCGCTCCCGGCGTTGCGGCCAAGGTGCTCGACCGCACCATTGGCGCGCTGATCCAGGTCCGCAACAATCTGTCTTCGGCCAGTGTCGAAGCCGCCCTCACCCTGCTCGCGCAAGCTCGCCGGATCGAGTTCTATGGCGCAGGCGGCTCAGGCATCGTCGCGCTTGACGTGCAACACAAGTTTTTTCGCCTCGGCATGCCCAGCGTGGCCTATGCCGATCCACACACATTCCTGATGTCCGCTGCGTTACTGGCAAAGGGTGATGTCGTGGTCGCCATTTCGAATACCGGACGCACACGCGACATCATCGAGGCCGCGCAGGCTGCGCTGGCGGCAGGCGCGAAAGTCATCGCCATCACGCACGGCCATTCGCCACTCGCGCGGCTGGCGACGGTCGGGCTCTTTGCAAACGTGGATGAAGATGCGGATATCTTTTCGCCCATGACCTCGCGTGTTTCGCATCTGGCGATCGGCGATATCCTGGCGGTAGGTG from Paraburkholderia hayleyella encodes:
- a CDS encoding MurR/RpiR family transcriptional regulator, which translates into the protein MLLSQIKTMYSQLRPSERKLADYLTDVPREVLDLSMTELATRAGVSQPTIARFCHALGFSGFREFKIRLAQAIVAEVPTVFRDVRADEPAPGVAAKVLDRTIGALIQVRNNLSSASVEAALTLLAQARRIEFYGAGGSGIVALDVQHKFFRLGMPSVAYADPHTFLMSAALLAKGDVVVAISNTGRTRDIIEAAQAALAAGAKVIAITHGHSPLARLATVGLFANVDEDADIFSPMTSRVSHLAIGDILAVGVALRLRPEQLDKLAQTRDVLRRRRIDDPPAPHDAATA